The genomic interval AAACGCACCCCAAGCATCGGGCGGGAGTACGAAACGCGTCTGCTCGGAGAGCACGTCCTCGGCAGAGCGCAGCGCGGCCTGCATCACGAACTGACTCGTGCTCACACGAGAGGCGCGAGCGGCCCGCTCGACGAACTCCTTTTCCTCACCGCGAGCGCGAATGTTGAGACGCTCGCTTTTCTTTGTCACCTCTGCCACTGGCGCAACTCGATTCAATCAGATCGCTCCCTGCTGTCGCGATGTACGTACATTGTACCCACACCGTCCCCCGGCGTCGACCTAATCTCACCATCGTTCACGGTGCGGCCTGTCGTCATGATAGAACATATGTTCGTATATGCAAGACATCGGAGGCCTTGACTTCTCGGCCATTCCGGCGGTATGAACAAATGGTATGAATCCAACGCCCGGGGAGTCGCCATGCCCAAACGGAAGGTCGCGGTCGCGCTGTCGGACTGGCTCCTCGACGAGCTGGACGACGCTGCCGGGCGGGCGCATCGGAGTCGCAGCGCGCTCGTGGAAGAAGCGGTCGCCGACTACGTCGTCCGGCGCCGCACCCACGAGGCGGACGCCGCGTTTCGCGCGGGGGCAACGCTGGCCCTCGAGGACATGGAACGGTTCGCCTCGGAATACGAGGCAGATCCCGGCGCTGCCATTGAGCCATCGAGCCTGGAGAAGCTGCGCGCCTTGCGTGC from Actinomycetota bacterium carries:
- a CDS encoding DUF1778 domain-containing protein, whose amino-acid sequence is MTKKSERLNIRARGEEKEFVERAARASRVSTSQFVMQAALRSAEDVLSEQTRFVLPPDAWGAFVAELDRPAREISELKAAASKPSPFSER
- a CDS encoding ribbon-helix-helix protein, CopG family → MPKRKVAVALSDWLLDELDDAAGRAHRSRSALVEEAVADYVVRRRTHEADAAFRAGATLALEDMERFASEYEADPGAAIEPSSLEKLRALRAEGRGVGE